From the genome of Bifidobacterium asteroides, one region includes:
- a CDS encoding SPFH domain-containing protein, protein MHLDIAIAVAVLVLALIIFLSGIFVVPQQQADIIERFGKYHRVAQAGIHAKIPLVDRIAAKTNLRVNQLNVKLETKTKDNVFVTVEVSAQFRVEAANVVTAYYELVDPAGQLRSYMEDALRSAIPSLSLDDAFARKDDIASDVQQTVGQEMQRFGFSVIKTLVTAIDPSAQVKQAMDSINAAQREKEATRERAEARRIEIETQAKADAEKTRMQGEGQANYRREIANGIVDQINSLRAVGMDIDAVNNVVLFNQYLDVMRSLAESDNAKTLVLPAATPGGYNELFNQMTAALMTAQSSQGSEDPRHGRKSAGTEGGTETPVL, encoded by the coding sequence ATGCATTTAGACATTGCCATTGCGGTCGCCGTGTTGGTCCTGGCGCTGATCATCTTCCTCTCGGGAATCTTCGTGGTGCCCCAGCAGCAGGCGGACATCATTGAGCGCTTTGGCAAGTACCACCGGGTGGCGCAGGCGGGCATCCACGCCAAAATTCCCCTGGTGGACCGGATAGCGGCCAAGACCAACCTGCGCGTCAACCAGCTGAACGTCAAGCTGGAGACCAAGACCAAGGATAATGTCTTCGTCACCGTGGAGGTCTCCGCACAGTTCCGGGTGGAGGCGGCCAATGTGGTTACGGCCTACTATGAGCTGGTCGATCCGGCAGGCCAGCTGCGCTCCTATATGGAGGATGCCCTCAGGTCGGCCATTCCCTCCCTGAGCCTGGATGATGCCTTCGCGCGCAAGGACGACATCGCCTCCGATGTGCAGCAGACCGTGGGCCAGGAGATGCAGCGCTTCGGATTTTCGGTCATCAAGACCTTGGTCACCGCCATCGACCCCTCCGCCCAGGTCAAACAGGCCATGGACTCCATCAACGCGGCCCAGCGCGAAAAGGAGGCTACCCGTGAACGTGCCGAGGCCCGCCGGATCGAGATTGAGACGCAGGCCAAGGCGGATGCCGAGAAGACCAGGATGCAGGGCGAGGGCCAAGCCAACTACCGGCGGGAGATCGCCAATGGCATTGTGGATCAGATCAACAGTCTGCGGGCCGTGGGCATGGATATCGATGCCGTCAACAACGTGGTGCTCTTCAACCAGTATCTTGATGTGATGCGCTCGTTGGCCGAGTCTGACAATGCCAAGACCCTGGTCCTTCCGGCGGCGACCCCCGGCGGGTACAACGAGCTCTTCAACCAGATGACCGCAGCGCTGATGACCGCCCAGAGCAGCCAGGGGAGTGAGGATCCTCGCCACGGCCGCAAGAGCGCAGGCACAGAGGGCGGGACTGAGACGCCGGTTCTGTAA
- a CDS encoding patatin family protein, which produces MARKRTAVIDVGGGYRSIFGAGVFDRCMEQGIAFDHCYGISAGSANLASFLSGQLRRCYRFYTVYSSRKEYASVSNFLTKHAFVDLDYVYGKLSAHDGEYPLDYQALKANPALFTVVACKATDGSTAYFDKSDLAQDNYDILKASSSVPVANKPYMIDGVPYLDGGIADPVPIRKAMDEGYERIVLVLTRQRDILREQKKDVLPARILSRTYPAAGERLMERYRTYNDEVALAKQAEKEGQALILAPDSLCGLTTLSKSLKGLNAMYDKGYRAAEAIADFLKS; this is translated from the coding sequence ATGGCACGCAAAAGAACAGCCGTCATTGACGTAGGCGGCGGTTACCGGTCCATCTTCGGCGCCGGCGTCTTCGACCGCTGCATGGAGCAGGGCATCGCCTTCGACCACTGCTATGGGATCTCGGCCGGCAGCGCCAATCTGGCCTCCTTCCTGTCGGGCCAGCTCAGACGCTGCTACCGCTTCTACACCGTCTACTCCTCGCGTAAGGAGTACGCAAGCGTGAGCAACTTCCTGACCAAGCACGCCTTTGTCGACTTGGACTACGTCTATGGCAAACTGTCGGCCCATGACGGAGAATACCCGCTGGATTACCAAGCTTTGAAGGCCAACCCGGCCCTGTTCACTGTAGTGGCCTGCAAGGCCACTGACGGATCCACGGCCTACTTTGACAAGTCCGACCTGGCCCAGGACAACTATGACATACTCAAGGCCTCATCCAGCGTGCCGGTGGCCAATAAGCCATACATGATCGATGGCGTGCCCTATCTGGACGGCGGCATCGCTGACCCGGTCCCGATCCGCAAGGCCATGGACGAGGGCTATGAACGCATCGTCCTTGTCCTGACACGCCAGAGGGACATTCTGCGTGAGCAGAAGAAGGATGTCCTGCCGGCCCGAATCCTGTCGAGGACCTATCCGGCGGCCGGCGAGCGCCTAATGGAGCGCTACCGCACCTACAACGACGAGGTGGCGCTGGCCAAGCAAGCCGAAAAGGAGGGCCAGGCGCTCATCCTGGCCCCGGACAGCCTGTGTGGGCTGACCACGCTCAGCAAGTCGCTCAAGGGTCTAAACGCCATGTACGACAAGGGCTATCGAGCCGCCGAGGCCATAGCCGACTTCCTGAAAAGTTGA
- a CDS encoding glutamate-cysteine ligase family protein — MSKSVGAGYAHLLTVPNPRHVSSLVDYFTRGSKPQAQWRFGIEIEHLPVRNDGSDAPVSYEGERGIEALLSALEPRYDGHKEYREDGHLVGLSRPGCVVSLEPGSQVECSLGVVRDSREFEDLYRRFRAEVDPIAERLGFRLVEYGYRPAGSYADVGVNPKERYAVMNTYLGRIGQCGPMMMRSTASTQISIDYQDEDDAIAKIRLGTAIGPVLAYFFRNTPIFEGEPNRMPLRRQRIWDWLDPQRTGLIPGLFDDGFGWEDYAVDLLSTPLMVADVSHTPEVEGPQGHQVFIAWHENAGEIYPDRRLNDAEIAHILTTHFNDVRLKNYIELRHWDSLPMKRASRLVEVVGGIFYDPARFARLVRFLDGVAEEDVLQAKAELQVRDGQASPYGRSLDFWRQALGAEDTLEGLPGDPRHPDLFQL; from the coding sequence ATGAGCAAAAGCGTAGGCGCTGGGTATGCGCACCTGTTGACGGTCCCCAATCCGCGGCATGTGTCCAGCCTGGTCGACTACTTTACACGAGGTTCCAAACCGCAGGCCCAGTGGCGGTTCGGCATTGAGATCGAGCATCTGCCAGTGCGCAACGACGGGTCCGATGCCCCGGTTTCCTATGAGGGGGAGCGGGGCATCGAAGCTTTGCTGTCGGCCTTGGAACCCCGCTACGACGGCCATAAAGAATACCGTGAGGATGGTCATCTGGTCGGCCTGAGCAGGCCGGGCTGCGTGGTCTCCCTGGAGCCCGGGAGCCAGGTGGAGTGCTCCTTGGGCGTAGTGCGGGACAGCCGAGAATTCGAGGACCTTTACCGACGTTTCCGTGCCGAGGTCGACCCTATTGCCGAGCGGCTGGGGTTTCGTCTGGTTGAGTACGGGTATCGTCCTGCTGGCTCCTACGCGGATGTGGGCGTCAATCCCAAGGAACGCTATGCGGTCATGAACACCTATCTGGGTCGCATCGGCCAGTGCGGGCCCATGATGATGCGCAGCACCGCCTCCACCCAGATCAGCATCGACTATCAGGACGAGGACGACGCCATCGCCAAGATCCGTCTGGGCACGGCTATCGGCCCCGTTTTGGCCTACTTCTTCCGCAACACCCCTATCTTCGAGGGCGAGCCCAACCGCATGCCCCTGCGACGTCAGCGGATCTGGGACTGGCTTGACCCCCAGCGCACAGGTCTGATCCCGGGGCTGTTCGATGACGGCTTCGGCTGGGAGGACTATGCCGTGGACCTGCTGTCCACCCCGCTGATGGTGGCCGATGTCTCCCACACCCCGGAGGTGGAGGGGCCGCAAGGGCATCAGGTCTTCATCGCCTGGCATGAAAACGCCGGGGAGATCTATCCTGACCGTCGGCTCAACGACGCCGAGATAGCGCACATCCTGACCACCCACTTCAATGACGTTCGCCTAAAGAACTACATCGAGCTCAGGCACTGGGATTCCCTGCCCATGAAACGCGCCAGCCGACTTGTGGAAGTCGTCGGCGGCATTTTCTATGATCCGGCACGCTTTGCTCGGCTTGTCCGGTTCTTGGACGGGGTGGCCGAGGAGGATGTGCTTCAAGCCAAGGCCGAACTTCAGGTCCGTGACGGACAGGCCAGCCCCTATGGCCGCTCCCTGGATTTCTGGCGGCAGGCCCTGGGTGCCGAGGACACCCTGGAAGGCCTGCCGGGCGATCCCAGACATCCTGATCTCTTCCAGCTTTGA
- a CDS encoding aldo/keto reductase, producing MAKLRGIDTEIFPLVLGGNTFGWTSDESESDQVLDAYTEAGGNLIDTADVYSAWAPGHSGGESEIVLGRWLAKNGNRNKVLVATKVSQHPQYSGLSAKNIEAAADASLLRLGLDVIDLYYAHFDDSSTPLEETAAAFDKLVKEGKVRTIGLSNYTPDRIREWFRIARQEGLTLPVALEPQYNLVYRRTYEDGLMQVARDENLAVFPYFSLASGFLTGKYRTMDDLKGKQREGMVKDFFTQEGLDVVAAMDGIAKAHDVELATVALAWLNHRPGIAAPIASARTPEQLPALLAAAHLELSDQDMQTLDQVSDKVKG from the coding sequence ATGGCAAAACTACGCGGCATCGACACCGAAATCTTCCCCCTGGTTCTGGGCGGCAACACCTTCGGATGGACCAGTGACGAATCAGAGTCTGATCAGGTCCTGGACGCCTACACAGAAGCCGGAGGCAACCTGATCGACACAGCTGACGTCTACTCGGCCTGGGCCCCCGGCCACTCCGGCGGCGAATCCGAGATCGTCCTGGGCCGCTGGCTGGCCAAGAACGGCAACCGCAACAAGGTCCTGGTGGCCACCAAGGTCAGCCAACACCCCCAGTACTCTGGTCTTTCAGCCAAGAACATCGAGGCCGCTGCCGATGCCTCCCTGCTCAGGCTGGGCCTGGATGTGATCGACCTCTACTACGCCCACTTCGACGACAGCTCCACCCCCTTGGAGGAGACCGCGGCAGCCTTCGACAAGCTGGTCAAGGAGGGCAAGGTCCGGACCATCGGCCTGTCCAACTACACACCTGACCGGATCCGCGAATGGTTCAGGATAGCGCGCCAGGAGGGCCTGACCCTGCCGGTGGCCTTGGAGCCCCAGTACAATCTGGTCTACCGCAGGACCTATGAGGATGGCCTCATGCAGGTCGCCAGGGACGAGAATCTGGCGGTCTTCCCCTACTTCTCGCTGGCTTCGGGCTTCTTGACGGGCAAGTACCGTACCATGGACGACCTCAAGGGCAAGCAGCGCGAGGGCATGGTCAAGGACTTCTTCACCCAGGAGGGGCTGGATGTGGTCGCCGCCATGGACGGCATCGCCAAGGCCCACGATGTTGAACTGGCCACCGTAGCCCTGGCCTGGCTCAACCACAGGCCTGGAATCGCAGCCCCCATCGCTTCTGCACGCACCCCGGAACAGTTGCCGGCCCTTCTGGCCGCCGCCCATCTGGAACTGAGCGACCAGGATATGCAGACCCTGGACCAGGTCAGCGACAAGGTCAAGGGCTGA
- the ileS gene encoding mupirocin-resistant isoleucine--tRNA ligase: MKQATDTSDKTSRDGEVYPKAVVDPALDKVKPNPSFPRMEESVLDYWDHDDTFNKSVERRPSGDHADNEFVFFDGPPFANGLPHYGHLLTGYVKDVIPRYQTMKGHKVNRVFGWDTHGLPAELEAQRELGIDSVDQIEQMGIEKFNDACRASVLKYTSEWKDYVHRQARWVDFDHGYKTLDVSYMESVMWAFKTLYEKGLAYKGHRVLPYCWKDQTPLSNHELRMDADVYQDRQDTTVSVAVKLRDEDAYAVFWTTTPWTVPTNLAIVVGAGIEYSEVSPVSGPFAGKRFYIATARLGDYAKQLGEDYQVVRTLKGSQMEGWRYWPVFPYFAGEQAESEGGTPGPNAYTIYMADYVDTVEGTGLVHQAPYGEDDMNTLNAKGIRSVDVLDAGAVFTEQCPDYQGMQAFDANMPIIRNLRAGDGPLARIPAEHRAILFQEKSYVHSYPHCWRCGTPLIYKPVSSWFVSVTKIKDRLLELNQQINWIPENVKDGQFGKWLANARDWSISRNRFWGSPIPVWVSDDPKYPRVDVYGSLEELKQDFGRYPTDEKGQINMHRPWIDQLTRPNPDDPTGKSTMHRITDVLDCWFESGSMPFAQFHYPFENKQYFEDRDPCDFVVEYIGQTRGWFYTMHIMSTALFDKPAFKNVICHGIVLGSDGQKMSKHLRNYPDVNEVFDKYGSDAMRWFLMSSSILRGGNLVVTAEGIRDTVRQVMLPVWSSYYFYTLYANAANMGAGYQAQALTPDRVASLPEMDRFLLARTRRLIQSVQKALDDFAVSDACDAVTDFIDVLTNWYIRNNRDRFWSEDHQAFDTLYTVLEAFARVLAPLAPMEAEQIWRGLTGGESVHLADWPFLADESTGQETELGQVLRDDPALVAAMEKVREVVSATLALRKAEQIRVRQPLSRLTVVVRDPDAARSYVDVLKSELNIKNVEFCTLDQAGQHGLRIIHDLKVNARAAGPRLGKQVQFVIKASKQGDWSEQDGHVVVATPDGSVALKPGEYELDNRIEQEDGSQADRSASAALPTGGFVILDTQLDDDLLAEGYARDLIRQVQDARKTAGLDIADRIRLTLTLPGEDAPKAQQFSDLIARETLATNLTVNVGDLDQPQVDLVKA, translated from the coding sequence GTGAAACAGGCCACTGATACCTCAGATAAGACAAGTCGGGACGGGGAAGTTTATCCCAAGGCGGTGGTGGACCCTGCTCTCGACAAGGTGAAGCCCAATCCCTCCTTCCCTCGGATGGAGGAGTCGGTCCTGGACTATTGGGACCATGACGATACTTTCAATAAGTCGGTGGAGCGTCGCCCTTCCGGCGATCATGCCGACAATGAGTTCGTCTTCTTCGACGGCCCGCCCTTCGCCAACGGCTTGCCTCACTATGGACACCTGCTGACCGGCTATGTCAAGGATGTCATTCCTCGCTACCAGACCATGAAAGGCCACAAGGTCAACCGTGTCTTCGGCTGGGACACCCATGGTCTGCCCGCCGAGTTGGAAGCCCAGCGCGAGCTTGGTATCGACAGCGTGGATCAGATTGAGCAGATGGGCATCGAGAAGTTCAATGACGCCTGCCGCGCATCGGTGCTCAAGTACACCAGCGAGTGGAAGGATTACGTCCATCGTCAGGCCCGCTGGGTGGACTTCGATCACGGATACAAGACCCTGGATGTTTCCTACATGGAGTCGGTCATGTGGGCCTTCAAGACCCTCTACGAGAAGGGCCTGGCTTATAAGGGGCACCGGGTGCTGCCATACTGCTGGAAGGATCAGACGCCGCTGTCCAACCACGAGCTGCGCATGGATGCCGATGTCTACCAGGACCGGCAGGACACCACCGTCTCCGTGGCCGTCAAGCTCAGGGACGAGGACGCCTATGCGGTCTTCTGGACTACTACTCCCTGGACCGTCCCTACCAACCTGGCCATCGTGGTCGGCGCTGGCATCGAGTACTCGGAAGTCAGCCCGGTGTCTGGGCCATTCGCCGGCAAGCGCTTCTACATCGCCACGGCCCGCTTGGGCGATTACGCCAAGCAGCTGGGGGAGGACTACCAGGTGGTCCGCACCCTCAAGGGGTCCCAGATGGAGGGCTGGCGGTACTGGCCGGTCTTTCCCTACTTTGCCGGAGAGCAGGCCGAATCAGAGGGTGGCACCCCCGGCCCCAATGCCTATACCATCTACATGGCTGACTACGTCGACACTGTGGAGGGCACCGGCCTGGTCCACCAGGCTCCCTATGGCGAGGATGATATGAACACCCTGAACGCCAAGGGCATCCGCAGCGTGGACGTCCTCGATGCCGGGGCCGTTTTCACCGAGCAGTGCCCCGACTACCAAGGCATGCAGGCCTTCGATGCCAACATGCCTATTATTCGCAACCTGCGCGCAGGGGACGGTCCCCTGGCCCGGATCCCCGCCGAGCACCGGGCCATCCTCTTCCAGGAGAAGAGCTACGTCCACTCCTACCCCCACTGCTGGCGTTGCGGCACTCCGCTGATCTACAAGCCGGTCTCCAGCTGGTTCGTCTCCGTAACCAAGATCAAGGACCGCCTTCTGGAACTCAACCAGCAGATCAACTGGATCCCCGAGAATGTCAAGGACGGCCAGTTCGGCAAGTGGCTGGCCAATGCCCGTGACTGGTCCATCTCCCGCAATAGGTTCTGGGGCTCGCCCATCCCGGTCTGGGTTTCTGACGATCCCAAGTACCCTCGGGTGGATGTTTACGGGTCACTGGAGGAGCTCAAGCAGGACTTCGGCCGCTACCCGACCGACGAAAAGGGGCAGATCAACATGCACCGGCCCTGGATCGATCAGCTGACCAGGCCCAACCCTGACGATCCGACCGGCAAGTCCACCATGCACAGGATCACTGATGTGCTGGACTGCTGGTTCGAGTCAGGCTCCATGCCCTTCGCCCAATTCCACTACCCCTTCGAAAACAAGCAGTATTTCGAGGACCGGGATCCCTGTGATTTTGTGGTCGAGTACATCGGTCAGACCCGCGGCTGGTTCTACACCATGCACATCATGTCCACGGCCCTCTTCGATAAGCCGGCCTTCAAGAACGTGATCTGCCATGGCATCGTCCTGGGCTCCGACGGCCAGAAGATGAGCAAGCACCTGCGCAACTATCCGGATGTGAATGAGGTTTTCGACAAGTACGGATCCGATGCCATGCGCTGGTTCCTGATGAGCTCGTCCATCCTGCGCGGCGGCAACCTGGTCGTCACCGCCGAGGGCATCCGTGACACGGTCCGTCAGGTTATGCTGCCGGTCTGGAGCTCCTACTACTTCTACACGCTCTACGCCAACGCGGCCAATATGGGAGCCGGCTACCAGGCCCAGGCGCTGACACCGGACCGGGTGGCGAGTCTGCCGGAGATGGACCGCTTCCTGCTGGCGCGGACCCGCCGGCTGATCCAGTCGGTGCAGAAGGCCCTGGACGACTTCGCCGTCTCGGATGCCTGCGATGCGGTGACCGACTTCATCGATGTACTGACCAACTGGTACATTCGCAACAATCGCGACCGTTTCTGGAGTGAGGACCACCAGGCCTTCGACACCCTTTATACGGTCTTGGAGGCCTTCGCCCGCGTTCTGGCCCCTCTGGCGCCCATGGAAGCCGAGCAGATCTGGCGTGGTCTGACCGGTGGGGAGTCGGTCCATCTGGCCGACTGGCCCTTCCTGGCCGATGAGTCCACCGGACAAGAGACCGAACTGGGGCAGGTCCTGCGTGATGATCCTGCCCTGGTAGCTGCCATGGAGAAGGTTCGCGAGGTGGTTTCGGCCACCCTGGCCCTGCGCAAGGCCGAGCAGATCCGCGTCCGCCAGCCGCTGTCCCGGTTGACCGTGGTGGTTCGCGACCCCGATGCGGCCCGTTCTTACGTGGACGTGCTCAAGTCGGAGCTGAACATCAAGAATGTGGAATTCTGCACCCTGGACCAGGCCGGCCAGCACGGCCTGCGAATCATCCACGATCTGAAGGTCAACGCCCGTGCGGCTGGGCCTCGGCTGGGCAAGCAGGTTCAGTTCGTCATCAAGGCTTCCAAGCAGGGCGACTGGTCCGAGCAGGACGGGCACGTGGTCGTCGCTACCCCCGACGGATCGGTGGCCCTGAAGCCAGGCGAATACGAGCTGGACAACCGGATCGAGCAGGAGGATGGCTCCCAGGCCGACAGATCGGCCTCTGCAGCCCTGCCCACCGGTGGCTTCGTCATTCTCGACACCCAGCTGGACGACGACCTCCTGGCCGAGGGCTATGCCCGAGATCTGATCCGCCAGGTTCAGGATGCCCGGAAGACTGCCGGTTTGGACATTGCTGATCGAATCCGGCTGACCCTGACCTTGCCCGGGGAGGATGCCCCCAAGGCCCAGCAGTTCAGCGACCTGATCGCTCGCGAGACCCTGGCCACCAATCTGACCGTCAATGTTGGCGATCTGGACCAGCCGCAGGTCGACCTGGTCAAGGCCTGA